A stretch of DNA from Gasterosteus aculeatus chromosome 7, fGasAcu3.hap1.1, whole genome shotgun sequence:
AATCTACTCGGTTTTATTccacacatttcaaaatgtggggcctacattacccacaatgctgtTCATTCCACTCTAACTCCAAACCCGGTGTTTGATCTACTTCAACTTTCAGTCTTCAACTCAGCGAAGAGTTCAAGAGTTCAGTCTTCAATTGTTGTTGTATTAATCCACAAACACCTGTAAAATCGGTGGAGTTGTCCTTTAGAAAGCATACAGCTCCTGAAACAAACTTTATACAACAAAGCACAAGGTCTCAaattgttgtatttattgtaaaacatTAACCAAAAGATGCTCTCAGTACACTGAAACATCATTACTACACACATCCAttctctctcacagacacacagtatTGTACAGCTTCAGATGCTGCAAACGTGGAAATGCCAAAATCCAGAATATTGACCCCGGGAGTCCTGCATAAGATCCCCTTAACGAAGACGTGCGCTCCCCTCTGCGCTCACCGGCACGTCGGTCCCTCCGAGAGACAGTCGCACAGTGTGTCCTCAATAGCGAGGTCTGAATCCCTGCGTGTCTTCCAGGCTGTCCGCCTCCACCTCGATGGAGACCACGTGGTGGCCGGGGATCATGGCCAGGCCCAGGACTCTGGGTTCGCCCTGGGAGAACATGTCTGAGGAGAGAATGGATTGAAACAGAAATAGTTTACCCTGAATTTTAAAATTCCCAATGGTCATTATCTACGCCGTTGCTTGTTGTGAATCAATCCTCAACCTTTTACAGGTTTCTATTTTTCAAAAGAGATTATTGTGGATATATTTGGACTTTGCAGATAtgttaaaaaggtttttatctTTTGAGAAAATGTGAATTTATAACACGTTCATGTTGGATTGAATATGAGCTGAACCGACTAACTTTCACATTTAGATCGGATTTTGCTCCTGTCCTTCGGCGATTTGTGCTCATCACTGTGTTTGTCCAGCTTCAGGGAGACCTGGCTGCTGGTGAGGCAGCTGCAGCATCTTCCTCCCTCAGTCGCTCAGTGAGCTTTGCACGAGGGAATAAAGGCCGTTCATTGCTCGGCCAGCTTCAGTACATTTACCCGTGGATTTGAGGAACTCCTGCGCTGACCCGAGGATGACGTTGCAGTCTCGGTCCGTGCAGAGGAAAAGCCCCACCAgagtccgtccgtccgtcatgCGGATcttcatgtttttgttcagGAGCCCATCTAGCTTCTGCCGGGCCCGGAACGACGGGGACACCTCAGGCTGCACCTGGACGACAGCGTCAACACCGTAAAGCAATGCGAACCCGAATGAACAGTGGCCTTCTGCACTTGTCTataaactgcacacacatgcctATATTTAGACTGTATAGTTATGTATCGTGTCTGGTAAGTAATACGGCCTAACGTCACATGACGTTAGTTTAACCAAACGGCTGACAGCTGTGTTAGCTAAATTCGATAGCtaccggctaacgttagctccaaTGGAAGCATTGTATAATAAGTGTTTAATTCATGACGTTCTCCCCGTCACAAAACGTCAAACAACGTGAACGGTCACAGTAAATATTAAAACGTAAATAAACAATCGGGGATGTACATACGTGTGTTGAAGGCCCATTTTCCTCAATCATTGTATCCATaacccttcttcttctcctacaTTTGCTTACGGAACAATTTGTCCGACGGACCAGCCAATCCGGAAACCGCATatccgttttttttaaaggggccGGAAACGGGGGGTTACGTAATGTCACACTGAGGATTAACACGAAAATTTAAActtcatttttcaattttacAGTTAAATTGGATTTCACATGACAGCTGCGTTACAGACTCTTTTTCTGCCGTTGTGGTGGTATTTGTTAGGGGGGTGGGGTGAATTTggtggacccaaaagcacacgcacagcagccttggattttcagccaaaatgacttttatttttcataaaaaacaaacaaggggaatacgggaaacagaaagcgctcctctggctcaactggagtctggagggaaactccaccgacgtctggcggtctggggtggctcaagcagggtctggtgtggaaacccgaggcccgacaccatactcacagtccaactcAAAAGCAGGTTACGTGCACCCCGTGgtactccgtgggtctgacacaaaaacaaaccaaaacatgaataaactggTTTAGCTGCTGTATCTCTGTATcaacggcacctgagaccagcctgggtactgCGACCGACTGACGACGAGCCTCTGAAAGCAGGAGCCTTTTGCTCGTCACCAGTGAcccccggaatgagccacagctgggcacgtgggagaggccgaggcggaacacacaggtggaaactataggtggaaaaacaaaacaagcaaaaacaaaagcacagactggggtaaaaactgttaataaaaccAGGTCCCTAACAGTATCTTTCAAATGCCATTAGGAGCACGATGTAAACATAAATAGTCATGTTTTAATgcatgattatatatatatatattggctatgtatatatatgtatgtgtgtttgtgtagtgggtatgtatatatttatgtgtgtttgtgtagtgggtatgtatatatttatgtgtgtttgtgtagtgggtatgtatctatatatgtttatgtgtgttagTGCGTCTTTGTGTATATCTCtatgtttgtatatatatttgagtgtatgtcattttatctatatgtttgtgtgtgtggtgcataTATCTTTGAGTGCCTTACTATATaattttatctgtgtgtgtgtgtgtgtccgtttttTTAAAGGGGCCGGAAACGGGGGGTTACGTAATGTCACACTGAGGATTAACACGGAAATTTAAACtcaatttttcatttaatttttatttttttcttatttcacaGTTAAATTGGATTTCACATGACAGCTGCGTTACAGACTCTTTTTCTGTCGTTGTGGTGGTATGTTTCAAATGCCATTAGGAGCACGATGTGCTTTCAAATAGTCATGTTTTAATGcatgattatttatatatatattgggtatgtatatatatgtatgtgtgtttgtgtagtgggtatgtatatatttatgtgtgtttgtgtagtggttatgtatatatatgtatgtgtgtttgtgtagtgggtatgtatatatttatgtgtgtttgtgtagtgggtatgtatatatttatgtgtgtttgtgtagtgggtatgtatatatttatgtgtgtttgtgtagtgggtatgtatatatttatgtgtgtttgtgtagtgggtatgtatatatttatgtgtgtttgtgtagtggttatgtatatatatgtatgtgtgtttgtgtagtgggtatgtatatatttatgtgtgtttgtgtagtgggtatgtatatatgtatgtgtgtttgtgtagtgggtatgtatatatttatgtgtgtttgtgtagtgggtatgtatatatttatgtgtgtttgtgtagtgggtatgtatatatgtatgtgtgtttgtgtagtgggtatgtatatatgtatgtgtgtttgtgtagtggttatgtatatatttatgtgtgtttgtgtagtgggtatgtatatatttatgtgtgtttgtgtagtgggtatgtatctatatatgtttatgtgtgttagTGCGTCTTTGTGTATATCTCtatgtttgtatatatatttgagtgtatgtcattttatctatatgtttgtgtgtgtggtgcataTATATTTGAGTGCATCACTATATaattttatctgtgtgtgtgtgtgtgtgtgtatgtgtgtgtgtgtgtgtgtgtgtgtgtgtgtatgtgtgtgtgtgtgtgtgtgtgtgtgtgtgtgtgtgtgtgtgtgtatgtgtgtgtgtgtgtgtgtgtgtgtgtgtgtgtgtgtgtgtgtgtgtgtgtgtgtgtgtgtgtggtctggtctggtcttaTTCGATTATCTGAGCCACTGGTGATTCCTGCGTTGGACGGGCGGCGGGGTCCTTTCTCAGGCACATCTGGAGGAAGTCATTGCAGTCTGGagcgagaaggagaagaaaggtgAGGATCATCATCAGAACATCATCAGAATGTGAAATAAAAGGAGCAGATTTGTGTCTCTCGAAATGTTCATAATGTTCTTACCTTTGGACATTCCTTTGGGGAGAGACTGACAGTTGTTAATGTACTGGAGcgtcttgaatattttcagttTCTCGTGGAGGGCATTGTACAGCACCGCTCCGATCTGGAACACTGTGGTGGGTCCTGCTGTGTACCCATTGTTGAGGTGGACCTCTGGGGGGGCCAGACCACCTAGAACACACAGACATGACGAAAAAAGACAGTGAGGATGAGAAGCTAAAGTGTAAAAGTCACAGACGGGTGGGTGAAGAACAGAAGCAAGAGCCGGACATCTTACCGGAAAACTTCCCGTGAGACATTTTTTTCACGCCAAAACAGCTCAAACCAAAGTCGATGAGGCGAACTCGCGGGATCATAGAGCCCGTCTCAATCAAGATGTTCCCCGCCTTTATGTCTCGGTGGAAAATGTCCTTGCTCTCTAGATCGAGCGCCGCATCGACCAGCTGCCTCAGTATGATCTGACGTACGAGAAGAGAGAGACGAGTGATATCAGAAGAGGACGGGTCGACACGCTTTCATCGCCGCGACTCTGAGCTGATCGCAGCGGCTCACcttggcttcttcttctgtcatGCAGTATCCTCTCACACGGAGGTAGTTCCACATGTCCCAGGCGGGCATCGGCCTCTCCATCACCAACACCAGCTCCTTCTCCAACTGGTACCAGTCCAGCAGGGATACGTATGGCGACGTCCCCTCTGTTTTGGCCGACAGCTTCAACATGACGGCGACCTCCACGGACG
This window harbors:
- the naa38 gene encoding N-alpha-acetyltransferase 38, NatC auxiliary subunit, coding for MRFPDWLVRRTNCSVSKCRRRRRVMDTMIEENGPSTHVQPEVSPSFRARQKLDGLLNKNMKIRMTDGRTLVGLFLCTDRDCNVILGSAQEFLKSTDMFSQGEPRVLGLAMIPGHHVVSIEVEADSLEDTQGFRPRY